From one Catharus ustulatus isolate bCatUst1 chromosome 1, bCatUst1.pri.v2, whole genome shotgun sequence genomic stretch:
- the GGH gene encoding gamma-glutamyl hydrolase, giving the protein MGRLAGLGPVAATALLLVLLRCGSAASLSRRDLAAGRNDRPIIGILSQECHFDEYQQFGRSYIAASYVKFVESAGARAVPIRLNLTDEEYDKIFHSINGVLLPGGGVDLRTSEYSRVAKIFYHKALEANDKGDYFPVWGTCLGHEELTYLTSGEILLVNTKTNGFSLPLNFTSAAKDSKMFRNFPDDVLYALATEPLTSNFHVWSLSMQNFTNNEKLRNFYNVLTTNTDGEVEFISTMEAYKYPIYGLQWHPEKNPFEWKDSPGIPHSPSAVRAAYYMADFFVNEARKSMHHFSSEDEETKELIYNYNPAYTGTFSAFQQTYFFD; this is encoded by the exons ATGGGGCGCCTGGCAGGGCTCGGTCCCGTGGCGGCCACCgcgctgctcctggtgctgctgcgCTGCGGCTCCGCCGCCTCCCTGTCGCGGCGCGACCTCGCGGCGGGGCGCAATGACAGACCCATCATCG GGATATTGTCACAGGAATGTCACTTTGATGAGTACCAGCAATTTGGAAGGTCTTATATTGCTGCTTCGTATGTGAAATTTGTGGAATCTGCCGGTGCTCGAGCTGTGCCAATAAG atTAAATCTTACAGATGAAGAATATGATAAAATATTCCACTCTATTAATGG GGTACTTCTTCCAGGAGGTGGTGTGGATCTTAGGACTTCAGAGTATTCAAGGGTTGCTAAGATATTTTACCACAAGGCCTTGGAG gCTAACGATAAAGGAGATTATTTCCCAGTATGGGGAACATGTCTTGGACATGAAGAGCTTACATATCTCACAAGTGGTGAAATTTTACTTGTTAATACCAAGACAAATGGTTTTTCACTCCCTCTGAACTTTACCTCAG CTGCAAAAGACAGTAAAATGTTCAGGAATTTCCCTGATGATGTGTTATACGCACTTGCTACTGAACCATTGACATCAAACTTTCATGTATGGAGCCTCTCCATGCAG AATTTCACCAATAATGAAAAGCTTCGTAATTTCTATAATGTTCTGACCACTAACACTGATGGTGAAGTGGAGTTTATATCGACCATGGAAG CGTACAAATATCCAATTTATGGCCTGCAATGGCATCcagagaaaaatccttttgagTGGAAGGATTCTCCAGGCATTCCACATTCGCCATCTGCTGTAAGAGCAGCGTATTATATGGCTGATTTCTTCGTTAATGAAG CCAGGAAGAGCATGCACCATTTCTCCAGTGAAGATGAGGAAACAAAAGAATTGATCTATAATTATAATCCAGCTTACACGGgaacattttctgcatttcagcaaaCCTATTTTTTTGATTGA